ACGAGCGGCAAGCCGATGGACCGCCTCGTGTGCGGCGACGTCGGGTTCGGCAAGACCGAAGTGGCGTTGCGCGCGGCGTTCATCGCCGTGATGGGCGGCAAGCAGGTCGCGATTCTTTCGCCCACCACGCTGCTCGCCGAGCAGCACACGCAAACCTTCACCGACCGTTTCGCCGACTGGCCCGTGCGCATCGCCGAGCTTTCGCGCTTCAAGAGCGCGAAGGAAGTGTCGAACGCGATCACGCAGATCAACGACGGCAGCGTCGACATCGTCATCGGCACGCACAAGCTGTTGTCGTCCGACGTGCAGTTCAAACGCCTCGGCCTCGTGATCATCGACGAGGAACACCGCTTCGGCGTGCGCCAGAAGGAAACGCTCAAGGCGCTGCGTGCCGAGGTGGACGTGCTCACGCTCACGGCCACGCCCATTCCGCGTACGCTCGGCATGGCGCTCGAGGGCTTGCGCGACTTCTCGGTGATCGCCACCGCGCCGCAAAAGCGTCTGGCGATCAAGACCTTCGTGCGCCGCGAGGAAGACAGCGTGATTCGCGAGGCCATGCTGCGCGAACTCAAGCGCGGCGGTCAGGTGTACTTCCTGCACAACGAAGTCGAAACCATCGAGAATCGCCGCGCGATGCTCGAAGCGCTCGTGCCCGAGGCGCGCATCGCCGTGGCGCACGGCCAGATGCACGAACGCGAACTCGAAGCCGTGATGCGCGATTTCGTGGGGCAGCGCGCGAACGTGCTGCTGTGCACGACCATCATCGAAACCGGCATCGACGTGCCGACCGCGAACACGATCCTGATTCACCGCTCCGATAAATTCGGTCTCGCGCAATTGCACCAGTTGCGCGGGCGCGTCGGGCGCTCGCATCACCAGGCGTACGCCTATTTGCTCGTGCACGATCCGCAAGGGCTCACGAAGCAGGCGCAGCGCCGTCTGGAAGCGATCCAGCAGATGGAGGAACTCGGCTCGGGCTTCTATCTGGCCATGCACGACCTCGAAATTCGTGGCACGGGCGAAGTGCTCGGCGACAAGCAGTCGGGCGAAATCCAGGAGATCGGCTTCCAGCTCTACACCGACATGCTCAACGACGCCGTGAAGGCGCTCAAGGACGGCCGCGAGCCCGACCTGAACGCGCCGCTCGCCGCGACCACGGAGATCAACCTGCACGCGCCCGCGATCCTGCCCGCCGACTATTGCGGCGACGTGCAGGAGCGGTTGTCGCTCTACAAGCGGCTCGCGAACTGCGAGCACGACGACTCGATCGACGGCATCCAGGAAGAGCTGATCGACCGTTTCGGCAAGATGCCGCCGCAGGCGCACGCGCTGATCGAAACGCATCGCCTGCGGCTGGCCGCGAAGCCGCTCGGCATCACCAAGATCGACGCCGCCGAGGCCGTGATTGGCTTGCAGTTCGTGCCGAATCCGCCGATCGACGCCATGCGTATCATCGAGATGGTGCAGAAGCACAAGCACATCAAGCTCGCGGGTCAGGACAAACTGCGCATCGAAACGCGCAGCCCGGATCTCGCCGTGCGCGTGGCCACGGTGAAGGAGACGCTGCGCGCGTTGGGCGCACCGACTCGTGCGGCCGCGGCGCGCTGAGGTCGACGTGTTGGTCGATGTGTTGGCCGGCGTATTGGTCGATGTGTTGATGCCGGCGTGTTGAATCTGGTGCGTTGATGCCGATGCACCGAGACTCGGGTGTCTTGCAAAAAGCCCGCGCGTATCGCCGGTATCGTCGGTACGCGCGGGCTTTTTCTTGCGCATCGTGATGTGTGCCGCGGTTTCGCCCGACCTCGCCCGAGCCCGTGCATTCCGTGCTGCACCGCATCAGAAGCCCGTGACATGAGCCCGCCCAATTCTTTTTGGGTAAGATGAACGGCACACGCAAGCCGGAGCCCAAACCATGTCCCACGCTGAAGCCGCGCAGTCTTCGCCGTCCACCGCCTCCCTTCCCGCCTCGCTTCCCTGGGTCACCCGTCTCGTGTCGATGGACACGGTCAGCCGTCACCCCAATCTCGGCCTGATCGAGACCGTGCGCGACGACCTGCGCGCCCGCGGCATCGAGGCCACGCTCACCTACGGCCGCGACGGCAAATGGGCGAATCTGTTCGCCACGATTCCCGCGCACAACGGCGAGACCAACGGCGGCATCGTGCTCTCCGGCCACACCGACGTCGTGCCCGTGGACGGTCAGAAGTGGGACAGCGACCCGTTCAAGCCCGAGATTCGCGACGGCCTGCTCTATGGCCGCGGCACCTGCGACATGAAAGGGTTTATCGGCGCGGCGCTTTCGCTCGTGCCCGAGATGCAGCAGGTCAAACTCGCGAAGCCGCTGCATTTCGCGCTCTCGTTCGACGAGGAAGTGGGCTGCGTGGGCGCACCGCTCATGATCGAAGAACTCATGAAACGCGGCGTGAAGCCGGAAGGTTGCATCGTGGGCGAACCCACCAGCATGCGGCCGATCGTGGCGCACAAGGGCATCAACGTGTATCAGTGCTGCGTGCGCGGTCACGCGGCGCATTCGTCGCTCACGCCGCGCGGCCTGAACGCGATCGAATACGCGGCGCGCCTCATCTGCCACATTCGCGATATCGCCGACGAATTCCGCGCCAACGGTCCGTTCGACGAGCTCTACGATGTGCCCTTCACCACGGCGCAAACCAGCACGATCGAGGGCGGCAACGCCGTCAACACGGTGCCGGCCGAATGCCGCTTCGCGTTCGAATTCCGCAATCTGCCCACCCTCGACCCCGACGCGATCTTCGCGCGCATCGAACAATATGCACGCGAGACGCTCGTGCCGAAGATGCAGCGCGAAAACGCGGCAGGTGCGATCGAGTTCACGAAGGTCGCCGCGGCGCCGGGGCTCGACGCCACGGAACAAGCCGCCATCACGCAACTCGTGCGCGCCCTCACCGCCGACGACGCTCGCCGCAAGGTCGCCTACGGCACCGAAGCCGGCCTGTTCGCGAACGCCGGCATTCCCAGCGTGGTGTGCGGCCCCGGCGACATCCAGCAAGCGCACAAGCCCAACGAATTCGTATCGCTCGATCAGCTCGCGGCCTGCGAGAACTTCCTGCGCAAGCTGGTGCGCGGGTTGTCGATCGATGCGCGTGCGAACTGAATCGCGCAACCGGGTACGCACCACGCAAGCAAAGAAGCCGCACCATGTCCACCGCCACGCCGCTGCCCACCGACCACACCATCGACGGTGAGGCCATCCCCACGCTCGACGAGATCGCCTCGCAGCACTTCGCGCTCGCGCCGTGGGTCGTGCGCACGCCCGTGTTCGATCGCCACGACGTGCCCTCGGTCGAAGGCACGCTCGTCAACTTCAAGTTCGAGTTGCTGCAATCGAGCGGCAGTTTCAAGGTGCGCGGCGCGTTCACGCATCTGCTCGCGCTCGACGCGGCGCAACGCAGCGCGGGCGTGACCTGCGTCTCGGGCGGCAATCACGCGATTGCCGTGGCGTACGCGGCCATGCGGCTCGGTATCAGCGCGAAGGTCGTGCTGTTTCGCACGGCAAGCGAGGCGCGCATTGCGCAGTGCCGCCGTCTGGGCGCGGAAATCGTCGTGGCGTCGAACAGCGTGGAAGCCTTTGAGATCGTGCGCCGCATCGAAACCGATGAAGGCCGTTACTACGTCCATCCTTTCAACGGCTATCGCACGGTGCTCGGCACGGCCACGCTCGGCTACGAATGGGCGACCCAGGCGCCCGATCTCGACGCCGTGATCGTGCCGATCGGCGGCGGCGGACTCGCGGCCGGTGTCTCCACGGCCCTGCGTCTCGCGAATCCGCGCGTGCAGGTGTACGGAGTCGAGCCGGAAGGCTCCGACGCGATGCGCCAGAGCTTCGCCGCGAATCACACGGTGCGCATGACGCACATGCATTCGATCGCCGATTCGCTGATGTCGCCGCACACCGAGCAGTACAGCTATACGCTGTGCCGCAGCCACATCGAGCGCATCGTCACGGTCTCCGACGACGAACTGCGCCACGCCATGCGCCTGCTGTTCGAGCAGCTCAAGCTCGCCGTCGAGCCCGCGTGCGCGGCCGCCACGGCGGCCTTGCTCGGGCCGTTGCGCGACGCGCTGCAAGGCAAGCGCGTGGGTGTGCTCTTGTGCGGCACCAATACCGACTCGGCCACGTTCCACGAACACATCGCGCTCGCGCAATAAGCAACTCGCCCGCGCCAGGCGGCCAGTCGCACTCACGCCACCCGGAACCGTACGCGAAACAGGCACGCGACATGCGACCCTGACATTCGTCTGATCGATGCATTCGTTGTGCGAACACCGAGTCTTTTGGCCGTGCTGAAGGCGGTTTTTCGAGCCGCAAACGCGCCGCGCAATGCTTTGCAAACATCGGGCAATGTCAAATTGCTACCGCGTTACGGGAGCGTTCGCTATCATGGCGCGAACGCGGCGTTTTGTCCCCAGACCCGTGCCGCCCCCTTCATGGAGAGCCCGCTCATGAGCATGATCAAGGAGTTCAAGGAATTCGCCGTCAAAGGCAACGTAATGGATCTCGCCGTCGGTGTGATCATCGGCGGTGCGTTTTCCAGCATTGTCAATTCGGTCGTGAAAGACCTCATCATGCCGGTGATCGGCGTGGTGACCGGCGGCCTCGACTTCTCGAACCAGTTCATCCGGCTCGGTGCGATTCCCGCGTCGTTCAAGGGCAATCCCGATTCGTACAAGGATTTGCAAGGCGCCGGTGTGGCCGTGTTCGGCTACGGCTCGTTCATCACCGTGCTGATCAACTTCATCATCCTCGCGTTCATCATCTTTTTGATGGTGAAATTCATCAACAAGCTGCGTAGGCCCGAGGAAGCCGCGGCACCGGCCGCGCCGCCGCCCACGCCGGAAGACGTGCTGCTGCTGCGCGAGATTCGCGACTCGCTGAAGGACAATCCGCGACAAGGCGTGTAAGCCGGCGCCTTATCCACGTTGCGGCAACGCCGCGGCAACGTCACGCCAGGCTTCATCCGCAAAAAAAAGCCCGCGCCGCCAACTGGCCGCGCGGGCTTTTTCCATGCCGCCGTGCGGCTCAAGGCGCCCGGTCGGGCTCCGCGGCCGCGGCGCGCGTGGCCGCCGCCTGCTCGATCAGGCGTTCGAGCTGGATGAAGTTCACGGGTTTCGTGAGATGGGCGGTGAAGCCCGCCTCTACGCTGCGGCGCACGTCGTCGTCGGTGCCGAAACCCGTGAGCGCGATCGCGGGCACCGTCGAATTCGTACGGAACGCGCGGATGAAGTCGATGCCCGAGCCGTCCGGCAAGCCGATATCGCTCACGACGAGGTCGAAGCGCTCCGCCGACGAAAGCGCCAGCGCGCCCGCGACGCTGCCCGCCACCGCCACGTCGTGGCCGAGCGCGCGCATGAGCTGCGACATCACCTCGGCCGTGTCGTCGTGGTCCTCGACGAGCAGAATATTCAATGCGCCGGAAGGATGTTGCACCTGCAGGTCGGCAATGGTCGGCTCGATGTCGGGCGCGGCCGCCGTGGGCAGCACGATCGTGAAGGTCGCGCCGCAATGCGCGCCCGGACTTTTCGCGCTCACGCGGCCGCCGTGCGCTTCCGTCAACGCGCGCGTGACCGCGAGCCCGAGGCCGAGACCGCCGAACTGGCTGCGGTTGTGGCTGCCCTGCTCGAACGCGTGAAAAAGCTTGCCGATCTGTTCGGGCGCGATGCCGATGCCCGTGTCCTCCACCACGATCTCCACCTGCATGCGCTCGTCGAGCGTGCGCACGAAAATGTGCCCGCCGTCGGGCGTGAACTTCGCGGCGTTGCGCACGAGATTCCAGAGCATCTGTTGCAGGCGCGCGCGGTCGCCGCGCACCCAATGCTGGACCGCACGCAGATCGACGTGCACTTCCTGCTGCTTCGTCTGGATCTCGCTGTGAAAAAGATCGAGCACCGCGGCGATCACTTCGTGCACGTCCACGGCGTCGAGCGTGAGGCTCAGCTTGCCGTTCGCCACCCGCGTGAGATCGAGCAGATCGTCGATCAGGCGCGCCTCGAGTTCGATATTGCGGCGGATCATCAGCACGCCTTCGCGCGCGGCCTCGGGCAGGCCGGGAATCTGCGCGAGCAGATGCGTGCCCGCGAGCACGGGCGTGAGCGGCGTGCGCAGTTCGTGCGAGAGCATCGCGAGAAAGCGGTCTTTCGCGCGATTGGCTTCTTCGGCGGCCTGGCGCGCGGCCTGCTCGGATGCGAGCAAACGCTCGCGTTCTTCGGTGGCGACGCGTTGGGCGTCGATGTCGGTGCAACTGCCGAAATACTTGTTCAAGCCGCCGCGCGGATCGCGCATGGCAATCATGCGGATGTCGAACCAGCGATACGCGCCGTCGTGACGCCGGATGCGCAGCTCGTGCCGGTATTCGGCGGCGCCGCTCTTCGCGGCCTGCAGCCAGCTGCGGCGGATTTCCTCACGGTCGTCGGGATGCACGGCGTCGAGCCACGCGAGGCCGAGCGCCTCGTTCGCGCCCACGCCCGTGTAGTCGAGCCATTGCTTCGAGAGGAAGTCGCACTCGCCGTCGGCGCCGCAAGTGAGCACGAGATGAGGCAGCGCTTCCGACAGCGTGCGGTAATGCTCCTCGCGATCGCGCAGCAGCAAGGCTTCGTCGGAGGCGCGCTGCAGTTCGGCCTGCGACAGCACGCGCGCCACGGCTTCGGGAAGGTAGTCGAGATAGTCGCCCGACTTCGGCACCACGTCGGAGACACCGGCACGCAGCGCGGCGATCACGCGCGATTCGTCGGTGAAACCGGTGACGAGGATGGCGGGCACCCGCACCTCGTCGGCACGCAGGCGGCGGAAGAAGTCGAGGCCGGTTTCCGCGCCGTCGAGCTGGAAGTCGAGCACGAGCACGTCGGGGCGCTGCGCGGCGAGCAGCGCGCGCGCATCGGCAACCCGGGTGCAGGTGTCCACGCGCGCGCCGGCGCGCATGAGCGATTTGCGGGCGAGGCGCAGGATGCCTTCGTCGTCGTCGACTACGAGCACATGCGCGCCGGCCAGCAGCGTAGCGTCTTCAGTCATGCGCGAAACGTCCCCCCGGGACCGGGTTGCGCACGTCGATTCGGGCAAAGTCGTTTCATGCGTGGTGCGTGATTCTGTTGTGTCGATTCCATGGGTCCTGTGCGTCATGGGTCCTGAGCGTCGCGGGTTCTGTCCGGTCGGGCGCGGCCGGCGCTCAAGGCCGCGCGAAGCGGTGCCCCGGCGGCAGCTTCACCACCTGGAGGAAAAAGCCCAGCCGCCGCACCGCTTCGATAAACGCGTCGTACTCCACCGGCTTCGTGATGTAGACGTTGCAACCCAGCTCGTAGCAGCGCTCGATCTCACGCGGGTCGTCGGTGGTCGTCAGCACGATCACCGGCACCGCAGCCGTGGTCGGTTCGCTCTTGAGCCGCCGCAGCACCTCGAAACCATCCACGCGCGGCATGCGCAGGTCGAGCAGCACGACGAAATTCGCCAGCGTCTCGCGCGGCGGCCGTGCCATCGTCGCGCCCGCGCCCGCCGCGGGCGCCTGCGGATCGCCGAAAAAATAATCGAGCGCGTCCTGGCCGTCGCGGAACCGCATGAAGCTGTTCGAAATACCCGAGCGGCGCAGATTGCGCTCGACGAGCGTGGCGTGGCCGTCGTCGTCCTCGATCAGCACGATGCTGACGTGTTCCCCGTTCGTCATGTCGGCACTCTCCGCGCGCGGCGGTCGTCTCTTTTGAAATCAGGTTGGCGGGCTCCCACGCGTATTGTGCGGCAAACCCGTGACTCAAATCATATGCATGGGTTGATCGGGCAACGCGACAAAAAACGTCGAGCCGGCGCCCGGTTGCGATTCGACCCAGATCCGCCCGCCGTGCCGCTCCACGATGCGCCGCGCGAGCGCGAGGCCGGTTCCCTGCCCCGCCGACTCGCCGTTGTGCAGCCGTTGAAACGCGCGGAACAGCTTCGGCACGTACGCTGGCGGAATCCCGACGCCATTGTCGCGCACATAGTAGGTCCGTGTGCGCTCCGCGGGCGGCTTTTCCGCGTCGTTAGCGGGGGATTGGGCGTCTATTGGCGGCAATTCGCCGCTTGTTTCATGCGCCATGATTGCACCGATCTCGACGCGCCCGGGCCTGGCCGCATCCAGATGGCGCAGCGCGTTGTCGACGAGACTGCCGAAAATCTGTTCCAGCGCGGCGGGGTCGCCCCACGCGCTCGGCAACTCGCCCACTTCGATGCGCGCCGCGCCGGCCAGCGTCGGCTCGATGCCGCCCAGCACGCGCTCCACCACGCGCGCGACGTTCACGCGCTGCCAGCGGTATTCGAGCCGCCCCGCGCGCGAAATTCTCAACAGCGCTTCGATGATGGCCGCCGCGCGCGCCACCGCCTGGCGCAGGAATTGCAGCGACTCGTCCACGTCGCTGTCGAGCACGACCGCCATCGTCCGGTGCTCGTGCGCGGGCAAGCCCGCCGCGTCGATCTGCTTGCGCAAATCGGCGCACGACACCTCGAGCTCTTTGGAAAAACCCTGCAGATTCACCAGCGGCGAACGCAGGTCGTGCGAGACGCTATAGATGAACATCTCGTTGTCCTGGGTTTCCTGACGCAGATATTCGTTGGCGCGCGCGAGGTCGGTCGCGCGGGCCTGCAACTGCGACTTGAGCGCCGCCTGCTCGCGGTCCGCCACGCGCAGACGCGCGCTCGTCTGGTGCAGCACGGCGTCGAGCGCGGCGATTTCGTCGTCGCCCTCGAGCGGCGGCGCGAGTGCCGCGCCCACGCTCAGCCGGTCCGCGTTCGCGCCGAGCGCCGCGAGCCGCACGCCCACGTTGCGCGCGAAAGCGACGGCCGTGAACGCCCAGATCAGCATCGACCCCGCCACGGCGACGATCAGCGCATCCTGCTGGCGCTCGCGCGTCACCCGTAGCGACGCCACGCGCTGCTGGTCGAGGCGGGTTTCCTCGTCGACAAATTCGCCCAGCACGCCGCGCACCGTGTCGATTTCCGGCGGCAGGCCGTCGCCCGCCGCGCGCGCGAACGCCGCGGGTTTGCCCGCGCGCAGCGCGTCGGCGATCTCGCCCGCCTGCTTGCGCCAGGCGAACGCGGCCGCGCGCATCTGGTCGACCCGCACGCGTTGCGCGGGATTGTCGGCAACCATGCGCGCGAGCAAGGCAATGCGATCGGAGAATTCGGTCCACACGGCACGGCGGTCGATGAACGAGGCGTCGTCGAGCACGATGGCCGTACGCACGCGCGCGGCTTCGCGCAACAGCGGGTCGATCAGACTCCGCGCCTGCCAGAGAATCTGCTGGCTGCTTTCGGCCTGTCGCGCCGCCTGCTCGGCCTTGCCTTGCGTGTCGAACACGACGCCGAGCAGCGCCAGTTCGATGACGCTCGGTATCGCGATCAGCAAGAGCCCCTTGGCGAACAGTTTCATCGTGGTCGGATTGAACGGCGCATTGGGCGAGTCGCCGGCGCCACGGCCGGAATATTATCCGCGAGCTATTTCCGGATGACAACGCACGACGCCGCGTGCTCATCGTCTCGTGGAAAACCCGCTTTTTTAAAGCTAAACGTCACACTTGGCTTACGCTCAGGTCTATTATTGAGACCGGAGACAAGCGTAGAGCGCCGGGATACCTACATGAGCGCAACGTGCGATCCAGCGTTCGGTTTGCGGTGACAACGAGGTGGTCGAACAGGGGCATTTCCGTAGCGGGCCGCCATGCGGCGCCGTCGAACCGTCCCTTTTCGCTCCTTCGTGAATCCCGCGGATCCCTATGCTATAAAGGATCGACGTGCGGCGCACCAGTCCGGGAGTGGTCGCATGGGAACGCTGAGTGTTTTGCAATCCACCTTTTTCAGGCGAATTTTTATGTCCTTCCCGAAAAAGCGCAAACGCATGAAGGCAGACGGCGATGAGTCGTTTCTTGCCGTGCTCAATCACTTCAAACCGTTTGGCCAGCTCGACGCCAAGATTGCGCGCGCTCGCGCGCAGGACGAGCCCGTGCTGTACGCGCATGTCCTGCCCGGACTCGACGTGCTCCTGTGCAGCATGCGCGGCGCGCATCCGCCCTATCCCGCCACAACCGAGTTGCGCAAGCGCTGCATCGAATCGATCGCGCATGCACTCGAGCAGCCCATCGAAGGGCTGGAAAACGGCGGCTACTGGTACGAGGCGGACGGCTTCGGCTTTCTGATCTTCGCGAGCCGCGCGCGCGGGCGCATTCTCAACGAATTCGGCGCGGAGCGGCCGGGCGTGTCTTCGCGGCGCGTCACGCGCGGTCAGGACGCGCCGGGCGACACGGCACCGCGTTCGTTGCGCTGAACGCGCGCACGCCACTCCATCCGTAACACCGCATGAAAAACGCCGGGATCGTTTCCCGGCGTTTTTGCGTCGTGCACGTCCCGTGCGGGCCCCCGCGCTAGCTTCCCTTGTACAGATTCGTCGAATTGGCGGGCGTGGCCGGGCCGGTTTGCGTCGGCTGCGTGCGCGGCGCACCGTTCTTGCCTTTGTCCGCCGCGCCGCCCTTGCCCGTTTTGCTGTCGTTCGCCGCCGGCATCGAGGCGCCCGCGGGCGCGCGCATCTTCTGCCCCGGCGGCGGTGCGACCGGCTGCGTCTGCATCTGCGCGAACAGCGCGTCGCACGGCAGCGGCTTGTTGTTGCTCGGCGCAATGAGCGGGATCAGCGCGGCAAACGGGTTGATCAGGCCGAGCCCGACGGCCGCGCCGCCGCGCAGCGCGAGCGCGCCCACGTCCACGCCCACATGCGGCTTCTTGAACGTGCCCTTCACGTAGAGCGGCGAGCGCAGCGAGAACACGCGGAAGCCCTTCGTGTGCGGATGCACCTTCATGTCCATCGACTCGTCGCGCAGATTGATCGGCCCGTCGATGTTGATGACCGCGTCGTCGGTGTCGAGCGCGAACACGTGCGGATCGACCACGCCGTTGGTCACCACGAAATCGGCGGCCGCGCAGTTGATCTTCA
The Paraburkholderia acidisoli genome window above contains:
- the argE gene encoding acetylornithine deacetylase, with amino-acid sequence MSHAEAAQSSPSTASLPASLPWVTRLVSMDTVSRHPNLGLIETVRDDLRARGIEATLTYGRDGKWANLFATIPAHNGETNGGIVLSGHTDVVPVDGQKWDSDPFKPEIRDGLLYGRGTCDMKGFIGAALSLVPEMQQVKLAKPLHFALSFDEEVGCVGAPLMIEELMKRGVKPEGCIVGEPTSMRPIVAHKGINVYQCCVRGHAAHSSLTPRGLNAIEYAARLICHIRDIADEFRANGPFDELYDVPFTTAQTSTIEGGNAVNTVPAECRFAFEFRNLPTLDPDAIFARIEQYARETLVPKMQRENAAGAIEFTKVAAAPGLDATEQAAITQLVRALTADDARRKVAYGTEAGLFANAGIPSVVCGPGDIQQAHKPNEFVSLDQLAACENFLRKLVRGLSIDARAN
- a CDS encoding threonine/serine dehydratase; its protein translation is MSTATPLPTDHTIDGEAIPTLDEIASQHFALAPWVVRTPVFDRHDVPSVEGTLVNFKFELLQSSGSFKVRGAFTHLLALDAAQRSAGVTCVSGGNHAIAVAYAAMRLGISAKVVLFRTASEARIAQCRRLGAEIVVASNSVEAFEIVRRIETDEGRYYVHPFNGYRTVLGTATLGYEWATQAPDLDAVIVPIGGGGLAAGVSTALRLANPRVQVYGVEPEGSDAMRQSFAANHTVRMTHMHSIADSLMSPHTEQYSYTLCRSHIERIVTVSDDELRHAMRLLFEQLKLAVEPACAAATAALLGPLRDALQGKRVGVLLCGTNTDSATFHEHIALAQ
- the mscL gene encoding large conductance mechanosensitive channel protein MscL, with amino-acid sequence MSMIKEFKEFAVKGNVMDLAVGVIIGGAFSSIVNSVVKDLIMPVIGVVTGGLDFSNQFIRLGAIPASFKGNPDSYKDLQGAGVAVFGYGSFITVLINFIILAFIIFLMVKFINKLRRPEEAAAPAAPPPTPEDVLLLREIRDSLKDNPRQGV
- a CDS encoding hybrid sensor histidine kinase/response regulator; translation: MTEDATLLAGAHVLVVDDDEGILRLARKSLMRAGARVDTCTRVADARALLAAQRPDVLVLDFQLDGAETGLDFFRRLRADEVRVPAILVTGFTDESRVIAALRAGVSDVVPKSGDYLDYLPEAVARVLSQAELQRASDEALLLRDREEHYRTLSEALPHLVLTCGADGECDFLSKQWLDYTGVGANEALGLAWLDAVHPDDREEIRRSWLQAAKSGAAEYRHELRIRRHDGAYRWFDIRMIAMRDPRGGLNKYFGSCTDIDAQRVATEERERLLASEQAARQAAEEANRAKDRFLAMLSHELRTPLTPVLAGTHLLAQIPGLPEAAREGVLMIRRNIELEARLIDDLLDLTRVANGKLSLTLDAVDVHEVIAAVLDLFHSEIQTKQQEVHVDLRAVQHWVRGDRARLQQMLWNLVRNAAKFTPDGGHIFVRTLDERMQVEIVVEDTGIGIAPEQIGKLFHAFEQGSHNRSQFGGLGLGLAVTRALTEAHGGRVSAKSPGAHCGATFTIVLPTAAAPDIEPTIADLQVQHPSGALNILLVEDHDDTAEVMSQLMRALGHDVAVAGSVAGALALSSAERFDLVVSDIGLPDGSGIDFIRAFRTNSTVPAIALTGFGTDDDVRRSVEAGFTAHLTKPVNFIQLERLIEQAAATRAAAAEPDRAP
- a CDS encoding response regulator, yielding MTNGEHVSIVLIEDDDGHATLVERNLRRSGISNSFMRFRDGQDALDYFFGDPQAPAAGAGATMARPPRETLANFVVLLDLRMPRVDGFEVLRRLKSEPTTAAVPVIVLTTTDDPREIERCYELGCNVYITKPVEYDAFIEAVRRLGFFLQVVKLPPGHRFARP
- a CDS encoding sensor histidine kinase, with translation MKLFAKGLLLIAIPSVIELALLGVVFDTQGKAEQAARQAESSQQILWQARSLIDPLLREAARVRTAIVLDDASFIDRRAVWTEFSDRIALLARMVADNPAQRVRVDQMRAAAFAWRKQAGEIADALRAGKPAAFARAAGDGLPPEIDTVRGVLGEFVDEETRLDQQRVASLRVTRERQQDALIVAVAGSMLIWAFTAVAFARNVGVRLAALGANADRLSVGAALAPPLEGDDEIAALDAVLHQTSARLRVADREQAALKSQLQARATDLARANEYLRQETQDNEMFIYSVSHDLRSPLVNLQGFSKELEVSCADLRKQIDAAGLPAHEHRTMAVVLDSDVDESLQFLRQAVARAAAIIEALLRISRAGRLEYRWQRVNVARVVERVLGGIEPTLAGAARIEVGELPSAWGDPAALEQIFGSLVDNALRHLDAARPGRVEIGAIMAHETSGELPPIDAQSPANDAEKPPAERTRTYYVRDNGVGIPPAYVPKLFRAFQRLHNGESAGQGTGLALARRIVERHGGRIWVESQPGAGSTFFVALPDQPMHMI